One region of Epilithonimonas zeae genomic DNA includes:
- a CDS encoding response regulator transcription factor, with protein MINIGIVDDHQLFLDGINSILSAEENYNIIFTADNAKKALQQFRNHYIDILITDISMPEVNGLELIHRVRKEFPNIKIIVMSSFQDMGNRESIDAYLLKNTPKERLIEVINNIYNKNESYFYSNKIDFQDILIKKNILSSREKEIVTAISKGYSSSEISKILFISVNTVETHRKNIFFKLNVTNTAQLISLAMKLGIIDY; from the coding sequence ATGATCAATATAGGTATTGTGGATGACCACCAATTATTTCTTGATGGCATTAATTCGATATTATCAGCAGAGGAAAACTACAATATTATCTTTACTGCTGATAATGCAAAAAAGGCATTACAACAGTTTCGGAACCATTACATAGATATTTTGATCACAGATATCTCTATGCCGGAAGTAAATGGACTTGAGCTCATACATAGGGTAAGAAAAGAATTTCCAAATATTAAAATAATTGTAATGAGCAGTTTCCAAGATATGGGTAACAGAGAATCTATAGATGCTTATTTACTTAAAAATACACCTAAAGAAAGGTTAATAGAGGTCATAAATAATATTTACAATAAAAATGAAAGTTATTTTTATTCTAACAAAATTGATTTTCAAGATATCTTAATTAAAAAAAATATTTTAAGCTCGCGGGAAAAAGAAATAGTTACAGCTATTAGCAAAGGGTATTCTAGTTCAGAAATTTCTAAAATTCTTTTTATAAGTGTTAATACTGTAGAAACACACCGAAAAAATATTTTTTTCAAATTAAATGTTACGAATACAGCGCAATTAATATCTCTTGCTATGAAATTAGGAATTATTGATTATTAA
- a CDS encoding carbohydrate binding domain-containing protein — translation MKKIFTILSIAAVSLVSAQNLTVNPSFEAGLAPWAAGTTASYTAPTIATTGAHTGNNSAVYNAATATTGFYQNVPVTEGKTYVISFWYKSSGDDTDSRLWSVYKNAANGAVYTTATTEEDPFRTNNGYLPSASVWTQKTVEMPAGTGAVSLDVAFRVYNGGTASFDDIMAYEKGTMAVSDLSKSKFSLVRNTVVGETIAFAKTADIQIINAAGQVVKAAKVTEGSTLNVASLAKGVYIVTGSVNGEKVAQKVIKN, via the coding sequence ATGAAAAAAATCTTTACAATTTTAAGTATTGCTGCTGTTTCTTTAGTATCAGCTCAAAATTTAACAGTAAACCCTAGCTTTGAAGCTGGTTTAGCTCCTTGGGCTGCTGGAACAACAGCATCTTACACTGCTCCAACTATTGCTACAACAGGTGCTCACACAGGTAACAACAGTGCAGTTTATAATGCTGCAACTGCAACAACAGGTTTTTATCAAAACGTTCCGGTAACGGAAGGGAAAACATATGTAATCTCTTTCTGGTACAAATCTTCAGGTGATGATACAGATTCAAGACTTTGGTCTGTGTATAAAAATGCTGCAAATGGTGCTGTATATACTACTGCTACTACTGAAGAAGATCCATTCAGAACTAATAATGGATATTTACCATCTGCTTCAGTATGGACTCAAAAGACTGTAGAGATGCCTGCTGGAACTGGTGCAGTTAGCTTAGATGTTGCTTTCAGAGTTTACAATGGAGGAACAGCTTCTTTTGATGATATCATGGCATATGAGAAAGGCACAATGGCTGTTTCAGATTTATCTAAGTCAAAATTCAGCTTAGTTAGAAACACTGTAGTTGGAGAAACTATCGCTTTCGCTAAAACTGCTGATATTCAAATCATAAACGCTGCTGGACAAGTTGTTAAAGCTGCTAAAGTAACAGAAGGTTCTACTTTGAACGTTGCTTCTCTTGCTAAAGGTGTTTACATCGTTACAGGTTCTGTAAACGGAGAAAAAGTAGCTCAAAAAGTGATCAAAAACTAA
- a CDS encoding T9SS type A sorting domain-containing protein encodes MKKFYSLLAAVVLTATINAQIYSTGFESSESFASDNVYNNTTVTFSGATGKQWGTFYGTPSTTSPLTGNQSMQMRWYTSATNSKGYTYTNFNTTGVEKVTFNAANTNGINVIVSYSANNGTTWLNPQTFTLTATKAEYTYNVPSSATGGLRFKFELTYTTAPTATSRLYLDDVKFFAPTMAVIDATKGKANLVKTTIVSNELIFGTSAKISIYNTAGQIVKTAEVNENSRLDISVLPKGIYVVTGLVEGQVVSQKVIKK; translated from the coding sequence ATGAAAAAGTTCTATTCTTTATTAGCAGCAGTTGTTTTAACTGCAACAATCAATGCACAAATCTATTCTACAGGATTTGAATCCAGTGAGAGTTTTGCATCAGACAACGTTTACAACAATACAACAGTTACATTTAGTGGTGCCACAGGGAAACAATGGGGAACGTTCTACGGAACACCTTCTACAACTTCTCCACTGACAGGGAACCAATCAATGCAGATGAGATGGTACACTAGCGCAACAAACAGCAAAGGTTATACTTATACTAATTTCAATACTACGGGTGTGGAAAAAGTGACATTTAACGCAGCTAATACTAATGGTATTAATGTGATCGTATCTTATTCTGCAAATAATGGAACAACCTGGTTAAATCCACAAACTTTTACTTTGACAGCTACAAAAGCAGAATATACTTATAATGTGCCGTCGTCTGCAACTGGAGGTCTAAGGTTCAAATTTGAATTGACTTATACGACCGCTCCTACTGCAACCTCCAGACTTTATCTTGATGATGTTAAATTTTTTGCACCTACAATGGCTGTCATAGATGCTACAAAAGGAAAAGCTAACTTGGTTAAGACCACAATTGTATCAAATGAGTTGATTTTTGGAACTTCTGCAAAAATATCAATTTACAATACAGCTGGTCAGATTGTAAAAACTGCTGAGGTTAATGAGAATTCTAGATTAGATATTTCTGTTTTGCCTAAAGGAATTTACGTAGTGACAGGTTTGGTCGAGGGGCAGGTTGTTTCTCAGAAAGTAATTAAAAAATAA
- a CDS encoding T9SS type A sorting domain-containing protein, translated as MKKFYSLLAAAVVAVNLQAQTTVYSENMGTPSATTAISANTFQNSGVTYSGSADVRVTTVSTGYAGASGGGNIFFAGTAGTNFVISGINTTGYTNLVLSFGHLKSTNASSNELTVEVSEDGTTWTPLTYSRATGGGSSNVWALITASGTIPAVPSLKIRFTNTITGQFRLDDVKLVGTTETMAVGDTTKGKANLVKNTIVANELIFGASAKVSVYNTAGQVVKTAEVAENSRLDVSALPKGTYVVTGLVNGQAVSQKVIKK; from the coding sequence ATGAAAAAATTCTATTCTTTATTGGCAGCAGCAGTTGTTGCTGTAAATCTTCAAGCACAAACAACGGTTTATTCTGAAAACATGGGTACGCCATCTGCTACAACTGCTATTTCAGCAAACACATTTCAAAATTCAGGAGTAACATATTCTGGTTCAGCTGATGTAAGAGTTACAACTGTGTCTACAGGGTATGCTGGAGCTTCTGGAGGTGGGAACATTTTCTTTGCTGGTACAGCAGGCACTAACTTTGTAATAAGTGGTATTAATACAACTGGTTATACAAACCTTGTACTGAGTTTTGGGCATTTGAAGTCTACTAATGCATCAAGTAATGAACTTACGGTAGAAGTAAGTGAAGATGGTACAACTTGGACACCACTAACTTATTCTAGAGCTACTGGAGGTGGATCTTCTAACGTATGGGCATTGATTACAGCTTCAGGAACTATTCCTGCTGTTCCATCTCTTAAGATTAGATTTACTAACACAATCACAGGTCAATTTAGATTAGATGATGTTAAGTTAGTTGGAACAACAGAAACTATGGCAGTAGGAGATACTACAAAAGGAAAAGCTAACTTGGTGAAAAATACAATCGTAGCAAATGAATTAATCTTCGGTGCTTCTGCAAAAGTATCAGTTTATAACACTGCTGGTCAAGTTGTAAAAACGGCTGAGGTTGCTGAAAACTCTAGATTAGATGTTTCTGCTTTGCCAAAAGGAACTTATGTAGTAACGGGTCTTGTAAACGGACAAGCGGTTTCTCAAAAAGTAATTAAGAAATAA
- a CDS encoding sulfurtransferase, producing the protein MQNLSPIIEVDELINISGNSNLRIFDVRTGSNAKDEYLKKHLKNAVFVDLNSDLAEIDNPKNGGRHPLPKFEDFIKTLGKLGIDKNSHVAIYDDKNGANAAARFWWMLRAVGHKNVQVLNGGLQFAENQNYPLSSVDDFYSETEYVSDYKDWQLPQIWIDDVKFATQDSGSVIVDVRESQRYKGITEPIDLVAGHIPNAQNFPFIDNLDENGLFKSPEVLRNIYSELFENHVKNKITFHCGSGVTACHSLLALDYAGFDIPNLYVGSWSEWSRNEV; encoded by the coding sequence ATGCAAAATCTGTCGCCCATAATAGAAGTTGATGAACTAATCAATATATCTGGAAATTCTAATCTCAGAATTTTTGATGTCAGAACTGGTTCCAATGCAAAAGATGAATATCTTAAAAAACATCTTAAGAATGCAGTTTTCGTTGATTTGAATTCTGATTTGGCAGAAATTGATAATCCTAAAAACGGAGGAAGACATCCGCTTCCGAAATTTGAAGATTTTATTAAAACTTTAGGTAAATTAGGAATTGATAAAAATTCCCACGTTGCAATTTATGATGATAAAAATGGAGCCAATGCGGCTGCGAGATTTTGGTGGATGTTGCGAGCGGTTGGACACAAGAATGTTCAGGTTCTGAATGGCGGCTTGCAATTTGCGGAAAATCAAAATTACCCATTAAGTTCTGTTGATGATTTTTATTCCGAAACCGAATATGTTTCCGATTACAAGGATTGGCAATTGCCACAAATTTGGATTGATGACGTGAAATTTGCAACACAAGATTCGGGTTCCGTAATTGTTGATGTGAGAGAATCTCAGCGCTATAAAGGCATTACAGAGCCAATTGATTTGGTTGCAGGACATATCCCAAATGCCCAGAATTTTCCTTTTATTGATAATCTAGACGAAAACGGTTTGTTCAAATCTCCGGAAGTTCTCAGAAACATTTATTCCGAATTATTTGAGAATCATGTCAAGAATAAAATCACGTTCCATTGTGGAAGTGGCGTGACGGCTTGTCATTCTCTTTTAGCTCTGGATTATGCTGGTTTTGATATTCCAAATTTGTATGTTGGAAGCTGGAGCGAGTGGAGCAGAAACGAAGTTTAG
- a CDS encoding NAD-dependent epimerase/dehydratase family protein produces MTEKILITGALGQIGTELTVRLSEIYGKENVIASGLDKWKEGITEAGYYERLDVTNFQAVTDVIKEHNITTVYHLASLLSGTSEKQPLFAWKLNLDPLIHLCELAKEGTLKKIFWPSSIAVFGKGIPKENVGQEVVLNPTTVYGISKMAGEKWCEYYFEKYGVDIRSIRYPGLISWKAPAGGGTTDYAVEIFYEAVEKGKYTSFISENTAMPMLYMDDAIDATIKLMTAPKEQVKIRYSYNLGGMSFTPKELAEEIKKTMPDFEIKYEPDFRQAIADSWPASIDDSAAKQDWGLDYKFDISSMSIDMINNLKKKLGK; encoded by the coding sequence ATGACAGAAAAAATTCTCATCACCGGCGCACTAGGTCAAATCGGAACGGAACTAACCGTTAGATTATCAGAAATTTATGGTAAAGAAAACGTTATTGCTTCTGGTCTGGACAAGTGGAAAGAAGGCATTACCGAAGCCGGTTATTACGAAAGACTGGATGTGACTAATTTTCAAGCCGTTACAGACGTCATCAAAGAACACAATATTACTACAGTTTATCATTTAGCATCGCTTTTATCCGGTACTTCAGAAAAACAACCACTTTTTGCGTGGAAGCTGAATCTTGATCCGTTAATCCACCTTTGCGAATTAGCAAAAGAAGGAACATTAAAAAAGATTTTCTGGCCAAGTTCTATTGCTGTTTTCGGTAAAGGAATCCCTAAAGAAAATGTAGGGCAAGAAGTTGTTTTGAACCCAACAACTGTTTACGGAATCTCAAAAATGGCAGGCGAAAAATGGTGCGAATATTATTTCGAAAAATACGGAGTCGATATCAGAAGCATCCGATATCCCGGGTTGATTTCCTGGAAAGCACCAGCAGGTGGAGGTACCACAGATTACGCTGTTGAGATATTTTATGAAGCTGTAGAAAAAGGAAAATATACGAGTTTCATCAGTGAAAACACAGCGATGCCAATGTTATACATGGACGACGCTATTGACGCAACAATCAAGCTGATGACAGCTCCAAAAGAACAGGTGAAAATTCGTTATTCTTACAACCTAGGAGGGATGAGTTTTACGCCAAAAGAATTGGCTGAAGAAATAAAAAAAACAATGCCGGATTTTGAGATAAAATATGAGCCGGATTTCCGTCAGGCAATTGCCGATTCCTGGCCAGCCAGCATAGATGATTCTGCTGCAAAACAAGATTGGGGACTAGATTATAAATTTGATATTTCATCAATGTCAATAGATATGATAAATAACTTGAAAAAGAAATTAGGCAAATAG
- a CDS encoding polysaccharide deacetylase yields the protein MITSIEDKAEIILLLLELHEFKATFFVEVSIVDKLQKLLKKISFSGHEIAFYNVNSTVKIIEETKQNLEQFLEKPVRGLRQKHHQISYSEIKNLDFNYVSNIEESKLNFLWRKLTLKTHIHIENDLTIVPESQSPYSQLPFNDYVFQVTPMKYYESMLLESLKNNEYVMIYVNAWQFFNRNESPFDLPFYKKINTGRTFEDRLEQLFQFIDENEIAVSRMKDYLF from the coding sequence TTGATTACATCTATTGAAGATAAAGCAGAAATTATTCTGCTTTTGTTAGAACTTCACGAGTTCAAAGCAACATTTTTCGTTGAGGTTTCTATTGTTGATAAGCTTCAAAAATTACTAAAAAAGATATCGTTTTCAGGACACGAAATAGCGTTTTACAATGTCAATTCTACAGTTAAAATTATAGAAGAAACCAAGCAAAATTTAGAGCAATTTTTGGAAAAACCAGTTCGCGGTTTGAGACAAAAACACCATCAAATTTCGTACTCAGAAATCAAGAATTTGGACTTCAATTATGTTTCGAATATCGAAGAATCCAAGCTCAATTTTCTATGGCGAAAACTAACTTTAAAAACTCATATTCACATCGAAAATGATTTAACTATAGTGCCGGAAAGTCAGTCGCCTTACTCTCAACTTCCGTTCAATGATTATGTCTTTCAAGTCACACCAATGAAATATTATGAGAGTATGCTTTTGGAGAGTTTGAAGAATAATGAGTATGTGATGATTTATGTCAATGCCTGGCAATTTTTCAACCGAAATGAGTCACCTTTTGACTTGCCTTTTTACAAGAAGATCAACACCGGTCGCACATTTGAAGACCGTCTTGAGCAGCTATTTCAATTCATCGATGAGAATGAAATAGCTGTATCGAGAATGAAGGACTATTTGTTTTAA
- a CDS encoding metallophosphoesterase has product MQKNILFLLGVFLVLEIYVYQAFKTVYTNQNARLIYWIPTILIYTFLIYSVVTFNRASHKYLNFQIVFSVILIFVLPKILVAIFLLIEDIIRLLNFGYNYVATDNHIYPSRRKFISLVGLGSGAVLAGMVLDGIIFGKYRHKARIVRLKLKNLPASFKGYKIVQISDVHSGSFQNPKKLQHAIDLINEQNADLVLFTGDMVNNYADEFVPFIDLFSQIKGKDGKFAVLGNHDYGEYGEWKNEEERRNNIPLLVEYEKKAGFQMLRNENRIIERNGEKLYILGVENWGIPPFPQFGDLDRATQDVPVEACKILMSHDPSHFDAVVRNHPKDVQLTLSGHTHGMQFGIDLKNFKWSPVKFKYPKWADLYQTGDKYLYVNRGFGVIGYPGRVGVLPEITVFELS; this is encoded by the coding sequence ATGCAAAAGAATATTTTATTTCTTCTAGGAGTTTTTTTAGTGCTGGAAATTTATGTTTATCAAGCCTTTAAAACAGTTTATACAAACCAGAATGCAAGGCTTATCTATTGGATTCCTACGATTCTCATTTATACTTTTCTGATTTATTCTGTTGTAACATTTAACAGGGCTTCTCACAAATATCTGAATTTCCAAATCGTCTTTTCAGTTATCCTGATTTTTGTTCTGCCTAAGATTTTGGTCGCTATTTTTCTTTTGATTGAAGATATCATCAGGCTTCTGAATTTCGGTTACAATTATGTAGCGACAGATAACCACATTTATCCGTCAAGGAGGAAGTTTATCAGCTTGGTTGGACTAGGTTCAGGTGCGGTTCTGGCGGGAATGGTTTTGGATGGAATTATCTTCGGGAAATACCGTCACAAAGCAAGAATTGTAAGGCTTAAACTCAAAAACTTACCAGCGAGTTTCAAAGGTTATAAAATCGTTCAGATTTCTGATGTTCACAGTGGGAGTTTCCAGAATCCGAAGAAATTACAGCACGCTATCGATTTGATTAATGAGCAAAATGCAGATTTGGTGCTTTTTACCGGAGATATGGTTAATAATTATGCAGATGAATTCGTTCCTTTTATTGATTTGTTTTCTCAGATTAAAGGTAAGGACGGGAAGTTCGCAGTTTTAGGAAATCACGATTACGGCGAATACGGCGAATGGAAAAATGAAGAAGAAAGAAGAAATAATATTCCACTTTTGGTTGAATATGAAAAAAAAGCTGGTTTCCAAATGCTCCGAAATGAAAATAGAATCATAGAAAGAAACGGCGAAAAATTATATATTTTAGGAGTTGAGAATTGGGGAATTCCACCGTTTCCACAGTTTGGAGATTTGGATAGAGCGACGCAAGATGTTCCTGTAGAAGCATGTAAAATCCTCATGTCTCACGATCCGTCACATTTTGATGCTGTAGTGAGAAATCACCCAAAAGACGTTCAATTAACGCTTTCCGGGCACACGCACGGAATGCAGTTCGGAATCGACTTGAAAAACTTCAAATGGTCGCCTGTGAAATTCAAGTATCCTAAATGGGCAGACTTATACCAAACCGGCGATAAATATCTTTATGTTAATCGGGGTTTTGGTGTAATTGGTTATCCTGGTAGGGTAGGAGTGTTGCCAGAGATTACTGTATTTGAGTTGAGTTAA
- a CDS encoding 3-oxoacyl-ACP synthase III family protein: MPNTVIIGSGSYIPENVIEGSHFKDSIFYDDNNQLIEKPTEEIIKKFVDITEIKRRRYLNPEDFNSDLGLRASLEAIEDAGIDKEEIDYIIYATNFGELDTDGVPNFMPSMSARLKGKLGIKRRDCVNYDMIFGCPGWVESLILADTMIKAGKAKTVLVVGGETLSRVTDPYDRNKMIFADGAGAVVVTATEDTTVGVIADNTLCDNGEELCFLENAPSLNLEHDQSKLYIRMRGRKIYEYALKNVPDAIKATIEKANLDISDISKVLIHQANAKMDYAMIGRLFKLYGQKEYDHAISPMTIQELGNSSVATVPTLFDLIRKGKMEGQKFTPGSHILFTSVGAGMNINCVVYKFPEGKI; encoded by the coding sequence ATGCCTAATACAGTAATCATTGGCTCCGGAAGTTATATCCCGGAAAACGTAATAGAAGGTTCTCATTTCAAGGACTCGATTTTCTATGATGATAATAATCAATTGATTGAGAAACCGACTGAGGAAATCATCAAGAAGTTTGTAGATATTACGGAAATCAAAAGAAGAAGATATCTGAATCCTGAAGATTTTAATTCTGACCTTGGTCTTAGAGCTTCTCTAGAAGCTATAGAAGATGCAGGTATTGATAAAGAAGAGATTGATTATATCATCTATGCTACCAATTTTGGGGAATTAGATACGGATGGTGTGCCGAATTTTATGCCTTCGATGTCAGCTAGACTGAAAGGTAAATTAGGAATTAAAAGAAGAGATTGTGTCAATTATGATATGATTTTCGGTTGCCCGGGTTGGGTAGAATCTTTGATTCTTGCTGATACGATGATAAAAGCTGGGAAAGCTAAGACTGTTTTGGTTGTTGGAGGAGAAACTTTGAGTAGAGTGACTGACCCTTATGACAGAAACAAAATGATTTTTGCAGATGGTGCCGGTGCGGTTGTTGTAACGGCTACGGAAGATACTACTGTTGGTGTGATTGCAGATAATACACTTTGTGATAATGGTGAAGAGCTTTGCTTTTTAGAAAATGCACCTTCTTTGAATTTGGAACACGACCAAAGCAAATTATACATCAGAATGAGAGGTCGTAAAATCTACGAATACGCTCTGAAAAATGTTCCTGATGCCATAAAAGCAACGATTGAAAAAGCGAATCTCGATATTTCCGATATCAGCAAAGTCTTGATTCACCAGGCTAATGCAAAGATGGATTATGCGATGATTGGCAGACTTTTCAAATTATACGGACAAAAAGAATATGATCATGCAATTTCTCCGATGACGATTCAGGAATTAGGGAATTCTTCAGTTGCAACAGTTCCTACTTTGTTTGATTTAATCCGAAAAGGGAAAATGGAAGGTCAGAAATTCACGCCAGGTTCTCATATTTTGTTTACATCTGTTGGTGCAGGGATGAACATCAATTGTGTTGTTTACAAGTTTCCGGAAGGGAAAATTTAA
- a CDS encoding IMPACT family protein has translation MFEFQTIKKPIEDILLKEKGSKFIGFAYPANSESDIKDSLNHLKSIHPKATHHCYAYRLGINGENYRANDDGEPSGSAGLPIYNQLLAHQITNILVVVIRYYGGTKLGVGGLVKAYKESAKYTLEQAEIITKELESKIELKFKFSQQNQIFTLLNKYDAKILDFDAQEICIIQANIKNSKKESISDELSEMLLEFNFS, from the coding sequence ATGTTTGAATTCCAAACCATAAAGAAACCGATTGAAGATATTTTGCTCAAAGAAAAAGGAAGCAAATTCATTGGTTTTGCTTATCCCGCTAATTCTGAATCTGATATCAAAGATTCATTAAATCACTTAAAATCAATTCATCCAAAAGCAACACATCATTGCTATGCTTATAGATTAGGAATTAATGGTGAAAATTATCGCGCAAATGATGATGGCGAACCTTCAGGAAGTGCAGGATTACCAATTTACAACCAGCTTCTCGCGCATCAAATCACGAATATCTTAGTAGTTGTGATAAGATATTATGGAGGAACCAAATTAGGCGTTGGCGGATTAGTAAAAGCTTACAAAGAATCAGCGAAATATACTTTGGAACAAGCCGAAATCATCACCAAAGAATTAGAATCGAAAATCGAACTAAAATTCAAATTCTCGCAACAAAACCAGATTTTCACTTTGCTTAATAAATATGATGCGAAAATTCTTGACTTCGATGCTCAGGAAATTTGTATCATCCAGGCCAATATCAAAAACTCCAAAAAAGAAAGCATCTCAGACGAGTTGTCCGAGATGCTTTTGGAATTTAATTTTTCATAA
- a CDS encoding zinc metallopeptidase has protein sequence MTGYYLIIGISMLFSWIVSSRLKSKFEYYSKVHLRNGMSGKEVAEKMLRDNGITDVQVVSVPGHLSDHYNPENKTVNLSEAVYMQRNAAAAAVAAHECGHAVQHAVGYSMLQLRSKMVPIVNISSNLLQFVLFAGIAIMAATRSIDNPNGSTTVLAIGVILFAVTTLFAFITLPVEYDASNRALQWLKSTGTVTAEEYEGAEDSLKWAARTYVVAALGSLAQLLYFASMLLGNRR, from the coding sequence ATGACTGGTTATTATTTAATTATTGGGATTTCTATGTTGTTTAGCTGGATTGTTTCTTCTAGACTAAAATCGAAGTTCGAATATTACTCCAAAGTCCATCTACGGAATGGAATGTCTGGAAAAGAAGTTGCGGAAAAAATGTTGAGAGATAATGGGATTACCGATGTTCAGGTAGTTTCTGTTCCAGGACATTTGTCTGATCATTATAATCCTGAAAATAAAACAGTGAATCTTTCGGAAGCGGTTTACATGCAAAGAAATGCGGCAGCTGCAGCAGTTGCAGCGCATGAGTGCGGGCACGCTGTACAACACGCAGTTGGTTATTCTATGTTACAATTGAGGTCGAAAATGGTTCCGATTGTCAATATCAGCTCTAATCTTTTACAGTTTGTTTTGTTTGCCGGTATTGCCATAATGGCAGCGACTAGAAGTATTGATAATCCAAACGGAAGTACAACCGTTTTAGCAATTGGTGTAATATTGTTTGCAGTGACAACCTTGTTTGCCTTTATAACATTACCGGTGGAGTATGACGCTAGTAATCGCGCTTTGCAATGGTTGAAATCTACAGGAACGGTAACAGCAGAAGAATATGAAGGTGCAGAGGATTCTTTGAAATGGGCGGCCAGAACCTATGTTGTTGCGGCGCTTGGTTCTCTGGCGCAACTGCTTTATTTCGCATCGATGTTATTAGGGAACAGAAGATAA
- a CDS encoding GNAT family N-acetyltransferase, whose amino-acid sequence MENIIIKQVVTESDLIKFIKFPMELYKNNPNFVPPLINDEKDIWNKDENPALLYSQAKQFLAYKNDKIVGRIAVMINNKEAQELGIKKVRFGWIDFIDDEEVSKALINEAIKYAKENQIDKIEGPMGFTNLDKAGMLIFGFDKLATMIGIYNFEYYPKHLEKLGLVKEKEWVEFELQFPDVLPEKIEKFSALIAQKYKLRTLKFNNKKEILPYVEPMFKLLDETYKSLSTYTPISDEQIKSYKEKYFSFIDKDYITCVADENDNLVAFAITMPSYSKALQKANGKLFPFAWWHFLQAGKKNDRANFYLIGIHPEYQRRGVTSMIFKSIQMNLKSKGIKFLETNPELEENKNVQVLWQDYHPMHHKSRRTYSLNIND is encoded by the coding sequence ATGGAAAACATCATTATAAAGCAAGTGGTTACGGAAAGTGATTTGATAAAATTCATAAAATTCCCGATGGAATTATACAAGAATAACCCGAATTTTGTCCCACCTTTAATCAACGATGAAAAAGACATTTGGAATAAGGATGAAAATCCTGCGTTGCTGTATTCTCAGGCGAAACAATTTTTAGCTTATAAAAATGACAAAATCGTCGGCAGAATTGCTGTTATGATTAATAATAAGGAAGCTCAGGAATTGGGAATCAAGAAAGTGAGATTCGGATGGATTGATTTTATTGATGACGAAGAAGTTTCTAAAGCCTTGATTAATGAAGCGATTAAATACGCCAAAGAAAATCAAATCGATAAAATCGAAGGTCCAATGGGATTTACGAATCTTGATAAGGCCGGAATGTTGATTTTCGGTTTTGATAAGTTAGCAACAATGATTGGAATTTACAACTTCGAATATTATCCGAAACATTTGGAGAAATTAGGCTTGGTTAAGGAAAAAGAGTGGGTAGAATTTGAATTGCAATTCCCTGACGTTTTACCAGAAAAAATAGAGAAATTCAGTGCTTTGATTGCTCAGAAATACAAATTGAGAACTTTAAAGTTTAATAATAAAAAAGAGATTCTTCCTTATGTAGAACCGATGTTTAAGCTTTTGGATGAAACTTACAAATCACTTTCAACTTACACACCAATTTCGGACGAGCAAATCAAATCTTACAAAGAGAAATACTTCAGTTTTATTGATAAAGATTATATCACTTGTGTTGCGGACGAGAATGATAATCTGGTGGCTTTTGCGATTACAATGCCTTCTTATTCCAAAGCTTTGCAGAAGGCCAACGGAAAGCTTTTCCCTTTTGCTTGGTGGCATTTTTTACAAGCCGGAAAGAAAAACGACAGAGCAAATTTTTATCTGATAGGAATTCATCCTGAATACCAAAGACGTGGCGTCACATCTATGATTTTCAAATCAATCCAGATGAATCTTAAAAGTAAAGGCATTAAATTTCTTGAAACCAATCCAGAGTTAGAGGAAAACAAAAACGTACAAGTTCTTTGGCAGGATTATCATCCCATGCATCATAAAAGCAGAAGAACCTACTCTTTGAACATCAATGATTAA
- a CDS encoding NADH-quinone oxidoreductase subunit A, with amino-acid sequence MNLPENYIPILIQAGVGLGFVIISLLGAHFLGPQQKKGNSTKNSSWECGIPVEGNARTPFSIKYFLTAVLFVLFDIEIVFFYPYAVNFREFGMEGFLAVLMFVAIFFVAFFYVWKRGALDWDK; translated from the coding sequence ATGAATTTACCTGAAAATTATATTCCAATACTCATTCAAGCAGGAGTTGGATTAGGCTTTGTTATCATTTCTTTGTTGGGTGCTCATTTCTTGGGACCGCAGCAGAAGAAAGGTAATTCTACCAAAAATTCAAGTTGGGAATGCGGTATTCCTGTTGAGGGAAACGCTAGGACACCTTTTTCCATCAAATATTTCTTAACTGCTGTATTGTTTGTATTATTCGATATAGAAATCGTATTTTTTTATCCTTATGCTGTTAACTTCAGAGAATTTGGGATGGAAGGCTTTTTAGCTGTACTTATGTTTGTTGCTATTTTCTTTGTCGCTTTTTTCTACGTTTGGAAAAGAGGTGCTTTGGATTGGGACAAATAA